A genomic window from Phoenix dactylifera cultivar Barhee BC4 chromosome 7, palm_55x_up_171113_PBpolish2nd_filt_p, whole genome shotgun sequence includes:
- the LOC103706501 gene encoding 40S ribosomal protein S16-like produces MATDSVQCFGRKKTAVAVTYCKRGRGLIKVNGSPIELVKPEILRYKAFEPILLLGRHRFAGVDMRIRVRGGGKTSQIYAIRQSIAKALVAFYQKYVDEQSKKEIKDILVRYDRTLLVADPRRCEPKKFGGRGARARFQKSYR; encoded by the coding sequence ATGGCGACGGACTCGGTGCAGTGCTTTGGCCGCAAGAAAACGGCGGTGGCGGTGACTTACTGCAAGCGGGGACGCGGACTGATCAAGGTGAACGGGAGCCCCATCGAGCTGGTGAAGCCGGAGATCCTCCGCTACAAGGCCTTCGAGCCCATCCTTCTCCTTGGCCGCCACCGCTTCGCCGGCGTGGACATGCGCATCCGCGTCCGCGGCGGTGGGAAGACCTCCCAGATCTACGCCATCCGCCAGAGCATTGCCAAAGCCCTCGTCGCCTTCTACCAGAAGTACGTCGACGAGCAGTCCAAGAAGGAGATCAAGGACATCCTCGTCAGGTACGACCGCACCCTCCTCGTCGCCGATCCCCGCCGCTGCGAGCCAAAGAAGTTCGGTGGTCGTGGTGCTCGCGCTCGCTTCCAGAAGTCCTACCGTTAG